A stretch of the Desulfobacter sp. genome encodes the following:
- a CDS encoding AAA family ATPase: protein MKILGLRFKNINSLKGEWAIDFRTPEFRDYGFFAITGPTGAGKTTILDAICLALYHQTPRLVVSSGSNELMTRHTGDCLAEVEFEVKNKEYRAFWAQRRANLRPDGRLQPFQVELAHMDGTIIASQIKEKLKQVMAITGLDFSRFTKSMLLAQGGFAAFLNAGTNDRAELLEELTGTEIYSEISKAVFERTRDEKQPLELLQAKAGVVELLSREDIALLEKEVRSLKHREKDIGAQMQAAVKKALWLDRKSEIEAELARAGRQKAEAAEFRKAHETDLTRLTRALPALDIQPLFDRARGCEQARVLKTRELEDLGLEIKTCKTRRVRLEKEVARTKSDLDHAKQALRTTQTLITETILPLDQEIKGLEKENNNLGTQRKEVLGRLAKIEQEKKDKIGLARAAEAAGKKEADYLLSHGSHKQLGEILPLVKALFERRFFLKTEENQLVDAQKANGFDQVQADQVLADLKIRADSLEKEIQGLDAEIASLADQRKNHLAGDSEQALAKAVSDLSETAGLRGEMAALVHQYQSLETNQARISTRVKAFEKELDLLEKEAGGWDRTRTDLKSHLSDLETLWVMEERIAGLASLRARLEKDQPCPLCGSTRHPGIEAYKELDLSITQKQKKAKQEELALAEARWEQANQSLAGVRAGIEAAQKEGRDTRRLLLRCSGEWERVTAALKIVLNPEKEAVTEWISGREALMLELKQRLTRLDHLDKKTAELEAGTAEARKKDQGLGHDMAMVQKEKQGLVRSEADLLARQKKQESQIREMESQLSRILGRINSDLPACEDQAAWLETHTQLWSAWQAAVTAKDEADLAQAGIDHELSLLEKEKNLKKEEKTRLEGQFQKREKRLSLLREERFNWFEDKDTIKEGHRLDQGVERAQILAAKAVKTRDNALNYLNQVMGQKKMGEKNLVQALAEEKEARMAWAESLGASPFDREADFLAALVDREEFENLEALKKKIIRAEDRAAVLEQQTRIALEAHNAKGLTRRTREALTQTIKEFEQEIQALVLLQGEAEQKIKADQEQRAAKAALFEQIDQHQEIYDNWVRLSGLIGSSQGDKFRKFAQGLTLDHLLCLANTRLDALQGRYLLQQKTDDTLSLEVVDKWQADTVRDTRTLSGGESFLVSLALALALSDLVSSRTRIDSLFLDEGFGTLDPETLDIALSALDSLNAGGKMIGVISHVEEMKERIATQIEVSPRAGMGISRLHDRFIKQTLTSSTVRGKG, encoded by the coding sequence ATGAAAATCCTCGGGCTGAGATTTAAAAATATCAACTCTTTGAAAGGGGAGTGGGCCATTGATTTCAGAACCCCGGAGTTCAGGGATTACGGGTTTTTTGCCATTACAGGACCCACAGGGGCGGGCAAGACAACCATTTTAGATGCCATCTGTCTGGCCCTGTATCATCAGACCCCCAGGCTGGTGGTCTCCTCGGGTTCCAATGAACTTATGACCCGGCATACCGGGGACTGCCTGGCCGAGGTGGAATTTGAAGTTAAAAACAAGGAATACCGGGCCTTCTGGGCCCAGCGCCGGGCAAATCTTCGTCCGGACGGCAGGCTTCAGCCCTTCCAGGTGGAGCTGGCCCATATGGACGGCACCATCATTGCCAGTCAGATCAAGGAAAAACTCAAACAGGTGATGGCCATTACCGGCCTTGATTTCTCCAGGTTTACCAAATCCATGCTCCTTGCCCAGGGCGGGTTTGCCGCCTTTCTCAATGCAGGGACCAATGACCGGGCCGAGCTGCTTGAAGAGTTGACCGGCACAGAGATTTACTCGGAGATTTCAAAGGCGGTGTTTGAGCGGACCCGGGATGAAAAACAGCCCTTGGAGCTGCTTCAGGCAAAGGCCGGGGTTGTTGAATTATTGAGCCGGGAAGATATTGCTCTGCTTGAAAAAGAAGTCAGATCACTCAAGCACCGGGAAAAAGACATTGGGGCCCAGATGCAGGCGGCCGTTAAAAAAGCCTTGTGGCTGGACCGCAAGTCAGAAATTGAAGCCGAGCTTGCCCGAGCCGGCCGGCAAAAGGCTGAGGCCGCAGAATTCCGCAAGGCCCATGAAACAGATCTGACCCGGCTGACCCGCGCCTTGCCCGCTTTGGACATCCAACCCCTGTTTGACAGGGCCAGGGGGTGTGAGCAGGCAAGGGTCCTTAAAACCCGTGAGCTGGAAGATCTGGGCCTGGAAATAAAGACCTGCAAAACCAGGCGGGTGAGGCTGGAAAAGGAGGTTGCCAGGACCAAATCAGACCTGGACCATGCAAAGCAGGCGCTTAGAACAACCCAGACCCTGATCACGGAAACCATTCTGCCCCTGGACCAGGAGATCAAGGGCCTGGAAAAAGAAAACAATAATCTTGGTACCCAGAGAAAAGAGGTTCTGGGCCGGCTGGCAAAGATTGAACAAGAGAAAAAGGACAAGATTGGGTTGGCCAGGGCTGCTGAAGCCGCAGGGAAAAAAGAGGCAGACTATCTTTTATCCCATGGTTCGCACAAACAATTAGGAGAGATCCTGCCCCTGGTCAAGGCCCTGTTTGAGCGTCGGTTCTTTTTGAAAACCGAAGAAAATCAGCTTGTGGACGCCCAAAAGGCCAATGGTTTCGACCAGGTCCAGGCAGACCAGGTTCTTGCCGACTTGAAGATCAGGGCCGATTCCCTTGAAAAAGAGATCCAAGGTTTGGATGCTGAGATTGCCAGCCTTGCAGACCAGAGGAAAAATCATCTGGCAGGAGATTCTGAACAGGCCCTTGCCAAAGCCGTTTCAGACCTGTCTGAAACGGCGGGGCTGCGCGGGGAAATGGCGGCGCTTGTCCATCAATACCAATCCCTTGAAACAAATCAGGCCAGGATCAGCACCCGGGTCAAGGCCTTTGAAAAAGAGCTTGATCTGCTTGAAAAAGAAGCCGGAGGATGGGATCGGACCCGTACAGATCTTAAATCCCATTTATCAGACCTTGAAACCCTCTGGGTCATGGAAGAGCGGATTGCAGGCCTTGCAAGCCTAAGGGCTCGGCTGGAAAAAGATCAGCCCTGCCCCTTGTGCGGGTCAACCCGTCATCCCGGCATCGAGGCTTACAAAGAGCTGGACCTTTCCATTACCCAGAAACAAAAAAAAGCAAAGCAGGAAGAACTGGCCCTGGCAGAAGCCCGGTGGGAACAGGCCAACCAATCCCTGGCCGGGGTTCGGGCAGGGATTGAGGCCGCCCAAAAAGAGGGCAGGGACACCCGGCGTCTTTTACTCCGGTGTTCAGGGGAGTGGGAACGGGTGACAGCAGCTCTTAAAATTGTGCTGAACCCGGAAAAAGAGGCAGTGACCGAATGGATTTCGGGCCGGGAAGCCCTGATGCTTGAGCTGAAACAGCGGCTGACCCGTCTTGACCATTTGGATAAAAAGACTGCAGAACTTGAGGCAGGGACAGCAGAGGCCAGAAAAAAAGATCAGGGACTTGGCCATGATATGGCCATGGTTCAAAAGGAGAAACAAGGCCTGGTACGATCTGAGGCAGATCTTCTGGCCAGGCAAAAAAAACAGGAATCCCAGATTCGGGAGATGGAATCCCAATTGTCCCGAATATTGGGCAGGATAAATTCTGACTTGCCCGCCTGTGAAGATCAGGCGGCCTGGCTTGAGACCCACACCCAATTGTGGTCAGCATGGCAGGCGGCCGTGACGGCCAAAGATGAGGCCGATCTTGCCCAGGCTGGCATTGACCATGAACTAAGTCTTCTTGAAAAAGAAAAAAATTTAAAGAAAGAGGAAAAAACAAGGCTGGAAGGCCAATTTCAAAAAAGGGAAAAAAGACTGTCCCTGTTAAGGGAAGAGCGCTTTAATTGGTTTGAAGACAAGGATACAATAAAAGAAGGCCACCGCCTTGATCAAGGGGTGGAAAGGGCCCAGATCCTGGCTGCAAAAGCCGTGAAGACCCGGGACAATGCCCTGAATTATCTCAATCAGGTCATGGGGCAAAAAAAGATGGGGGAAAAAAATCTGGTCCAGGCCCTGGCAGAGGAAAAAGAGGCCAGGATGGCCTGGGCAGAAAGTCTCGGGGCCAGCCCCTTTGATCGGGAGGCTGATTTTCTGGCCGCCCTTGTGGACAGGGAAGAATTTGAAAACCTGGAGGCATTAAAGAAGAAAATTATCCGAGCAGAGGACAGGGCCGCTGTTCTGGAACAACAGACCCGTATCGCGCTTGAGGCTCACAATGCAAAGGGGTTGACCCGGCGTACACGAGAAGCGCTGACCCAGACCATAAAAGAGTTTGAACAAGAGATCCAGGCGCTTGTGCTTTTACAGGGAGAGGCTGAACAGAAAATAAAAGCAGACCAGGAGCAGCGTGCGGCCAAGGCTGCCCTGTTTGAACAGATTGACCAGCACCAGGAAATTTATGACAACTGGGTTCGTCTTTCAGGGCTTATCGGGTCAAGCCAGGGGGATAAGTTCAGAAAATTTGCCCAGGGCCTGACCCTGGATCATCTGCTCTGCCTTGCCAATACCCGGCTGGACGCTCTTCAGGGCAGATATCTTTTGCAGCAGAAAACAGATGATACCCTGAGCCTTGAGGTGGTGGACAAATGGCAGGCCGACACCGTCCGGGATACCCGGACCCTGTCCGGGGGGGAAAGTTTTCTGGTCAGCCTCGCCTTGGCCCTTGCCCTCTCTGATCTGGTTTCGAGCAGGACCCGGATTGACTCTTTGTTTCTGGACGAAGGGTTTGGCACCCTGGATCCTGAAACCCTGGATATTGCCCTTTCTGCCCTGGACAGCCTCAATGCCGGGGGCAAGATGATCGGGGTGATCTCCCATGTGGAGGAGATGAAAGAACGGATTGCCACACAAATTGAGGTGAGCCCCAGGGCCGGAATGGGGATCAGCCGTTTACACGACCGGTTTATCAAGCAGACGTTAACATCTTCAACGGTCCGGGGAAAGGGATGA
- a CDS encoding IS4 family transposase has product MTHISVPKKQLRSLNFDNFRCPLIKSLSKAPELQSRGDRPLKMTFEDQINALVYFHLQEHKSARHLIQDLKENVFAKENIAPNGGISRSSFCEAINHRGLEQLQFIFEDLYKQALECHPGEHAELGELVSIDGSLINAVLSMHWANYRKGSKKAKVHCGFDINHGIPNKIFLTEGNGAERTFVPKILSKGQTGVMDRGYQSHKEFDLLQEQGKHFVCRIKTRTTRTIIDNHETSSDSYIFYDALVKLGTPNQNQTKRPVRVVGYKIAGVKYYVATDRHDLTAEQIATIYKLRWTIEDFFKWWKEHLKVYHLIARSEYGLMVQILGGLITYLLLAIHCQKQFNEKVTIKRVRQLRTAILNDLFGCEEQGSHSSNRDNIVKDQKIIEQAKT; this is encoded by the coding sequence ATGACGCACATCTCAGTCCCTAAAAAACAACTACGGTCCCTGAACTTTGACAATTTCAGGTGCCCTCTGATAAAGTCACTTTCAAAAGCACCGGAATTACAATCTCGAGGAGACCGCCCTTTAAAAATGACATTCGAAGACCAGATAAATGCTTTAGTTTATTTCCATCTTCAGGAGCACAAGTCTGCCCGACATTTAATTCAGGATCTCAAGGAGAATGTTTTTGCTAAAGAAAATATTGCGCCAAACGGTGGTATCAGCCGTAGTAGTTTCTGTGAAGCCATCAATCACAGGGGACTCGAACAACTGCAATTTATCTTTGAGGATCTTTATAAACAGGCTCTTGAGTGTCATCCGGGTGAACACGCCGAGTTAGGAGAGTTGGTTTCCATTGACGGTAGTCTCATAAATGCAGTCCTTTCAATGCACTGGGCGAACTACAGAAAAGGAAGTAAAAAAGCCAAAGTACATTGCGGATTTGACATTAATCACGGAATCCCAAACAAAATCTTTTTGACTGAAGGCAACGGCGCTGAACGCACTTTTGTTCCCAAAATACTTTCCAAGGGGCAAACAGGTGTTATGGATCGTGGATATCAATCCCATAAAGAATTTGACCTGCTTCAGGAGCAAGGCAAACATTTTGTCTGCCGTATAAAAACCAGGACAACAAGAACAATTATTGATAACCACGAGACCTCTTCCGACAGCTACATTTTTTATGATGCACTGGTTAAACTTGGTACTCCGAATCAAAACCAGACGAAAAGGCCTGTTCGGGTTGTTGGCTATAAAATTGCTGGCGTCAAATACTATGTGGCAACTGACAGGCATGATTTAACAGCGGAACAAATAGCAACAATTTATAAACTCCGGTGGACCATTGAGGATTTTTTCAAATGGTGGAAAGAACATCTGAAGGTATATCATCTCATTGCCCGCAGTGAATACGGCCTTATGGTTCAGATTCTTGGCGGCCTTATCACTTACCTGTTACTGGCAATCCATTGCCAAAAACAGTTTAATGAAAAGGTCACGATCAAAAGAGTTCGGCAGCTGCGAACCGCCATTCTAAATGACCTGTTTGGCTGCGAGGAGCAGGGCTCTCATAGTTCAAACAGGGACAATATTGTCAAAGATCAAAAAATTATTGAGCAAGCAAAAACCTAA
- a CDS encoding PAS domain S-box protein, giving the protein MESLLFWRIHILFSILFVGVFLGFVALIIVMPMFLERQLWGLLAADTGLWGLGLVLLAVPGISFRVRTILSLLGVYSLALVIIINVGLLSGGPAALFAFSVLCGVLLGYRAALLSVVLNAVTLCLFAALTTQGSLETVSAFFDSPFLMVTSGATFIFLNAMAALSVSVLLRGVVLSNKKEKQLSASLTDETRKLMETRDILEKEIQKHRLTEEALYESEQKYRHLFNLAPAGMYEIDFTNFCFVEVNQLLCDFSGYSREEFLAMNPMDFLKEEDKLKFILRYEELKKGQIDNTEQEYNIIMPDGRELTVALSNDYLYTNGELKGARVVVHDLTRRKKIEEMMVQSEKMMSVGGLAAGMAHEINNPLAGILQNAQVIENRLIRDLPANHSAASALGTSMDVIKEFMEERGILDQLSRIREAGNRAARVVDNMLSFARKENASKNGHSLGALIDSTIHLAENDYTQASNYDFRQIDLVKEYAPDIPDVWCERSKIQQVLLNIIKNGYDAMSSAGTEHPQLIFRLKARTGMAVLEIVDNGPGMSPGVQKRIFEPFFTTKKVGVGTGLGLSVSYFIVVEDHEGELFVDSAPGKGSCFVVKLPLVGTAMTSGQKI; this is encoded by the coding sequence ATGGAGAGCCTGTTATTCTGGCGGATCCACATTCTTTTTTCCATCCTCTTTGTCGGGGTCTTTCTTGGGTTTGTGGCCCTGATCATCGTGATGCCCATGTTTTTGGAAAGACAATTATGGGGGCTTTTGGCTGCCGACACAGGGCTATGGGGACTTGGCCTGGTCCTTTTGGCTGTCCCTGGCATCAGTTTCAGGGTCAGGACAATCCTGTCTCTTTTGGGTGTTTACAGTTTAGCCCTTGTGATCATTATCAATGTGGGGTTGTTGAGCGGCGGTCCTGCCGCCCTTTTTGCCTTTTCCGTATTGTGCGGGGTGTTACTCGGGTATCGGGCAGCCCTCTTGTCCGTGGTCCTGAATGCTGTCACCCTTTGCCTGTTTGCCGCTCTGACCACCCAGGGCAGTCTGGAAACCGTTTCTGCCTTTTTTGATTCCCCTTTTTTGATGGTGACCTCCGGGGCCACCTTTATTTTTTTAAATGCAATGGCTGCACTCTCTGTTTCGGTTCTGCTCAGGGGGGTGGTGCTGAGCAATAAAAAGGAAAAACAGCTGAGCGCCTCGCTTACGGATGAGACCCGAAAGCTTATGGAAACCCGGGATATTCTGGAAAAGGAGATTCAAAAGCACAGACTCACAGAAGAGGCGCTCTACGAAAGTGAACAAAAATATCGGCATCTGTTTAACCTGGCCCCTGCCGGGATGTATGAGATTGATTTTACAAACTTTTGTTTTGTCGAGGTAAATCAGCTTTTGTGTGATTTTTCAGGGTATTCCCGTGAAGAATTTCTGGCCATGAATCCCATGGATTTTTTAAAAGAAGAAGACAAGCTCAAATTTATTTTAAGGTACGAAGAACTAAAAAAGGGCCAAATTGACAATACTGAACAGGAGTATAATATCATTATGCCGGACGGCAGGGAGTTAACCGTGGCGCTGAGCAATGATTATCTCTATACAAACGGGGAATTAAAAGGGGCAAGGGTGGTGGTCCATGACCTTACCCGGCGGAAAAAAATAGAGGAGATGATGGTCCAGTCCGAGAAGATGATGTCCGTGGGCGGGCTTGCCGCGGGCATGGCCCATGAGATCAACAATCCTCTGGCCGGCATCCTTCAAAATGCCCAGGTGATTGAAAATCGTCTGATCCGGGATCTGCCTGCAAACCATTCTGCTGCCTCGGCCCTTGGTACATCCATGGATGTCATCAAAGAATTTATGGAAGAACGGGGGATATTGGACCAGCTTTCACGGATCAGGGAAGCCGGCAACAGGGCGGCCCGGGTCGTTGACAATATGCTCAGTTTTGCAAGAAAGGAAAATGCCTCTAAAAATGGGCATAGCCTGGGCGCATTGATTGATTCAACCATTCACCTGGCAGAAAACGATTATACCCAGGCCTCCAATTACGATTTTCGTCAGATCGATTTGGTAAAGGAATATGCGCCTGATATCCCGGATGTCTGGTGTGAAAGGTCCAAGATCCAGCAGGTGCTCCTTAATATTATAAAAAACGGGTACGATGCCATGTCATCGGCCGGTACAGAACATCCCCAACTCATTTTCCGGCTTAAAGCCCGGACAGGGATGGCTGTATTGGAGATTGTCGACAATGGTCCGGGGATGTCGCCCGGGGTTCAGAAGCGTATTTTTGAACCTTTTTTTACGACCAAAAAAGTGGGTGTGGGCACGGGCTTGGGCCTTTCTGTCTCCTATTTTATCGTTGTGGAAGACCATGAAGGAGAACTCTTTGTTGACTCGGCACCCGGAAAGGGCAGTTGTTTTGTGGTCAAACTTCCCCTGGTCGGCACTGCCATGACGTCTGGTCAAAAAATTTAG
- a CDS encoding methylenetetrahydrofolate reductase C-terminal domain-containing protein yields MSLLSCQSCGDCAIQHAGFLCPESQCPKHTRNGPCGGSRNGFCEVYPDKKCIWIRAYDRLNQAGRLEQFMEKNVPPRNWELNKTSSWVNFHLDRDHQK; encoded by the coding sequence ATGAGTCTTTTGTCCTGCCAGAGCTGCGGGGACTGCGCCATCCAGCATGCGGGATTTCTCTGCCCTGAATCCCAATGCCCCAAACATACCCGAAACGGCCCCTGCGGGGGCAGCAGGAATGGATTCTGCGAAGTCTATCCCGATAAAAAATGTATATGGATCAGGGCCTATGACCGTCTCAACCAGGCCGGCAGGCTGGAACAATTCATGGAAAAAAATGTCCCGCCCCGGAACTGGGAGCTAAACAAAACCAGCTCCTGGGTTAATTTTCACCTGGACCGGGACCATCAAAAATAA
- a CDS encoding methylenetetrahydrofolate reductase has product MLRIFSEELMDPKNFVVTLELVPGRESFGRTTDTLVGIAKDAFADGRISAVSITDNPGGNPSLSPDVLGYEIFKYGLDVIVHFTCRDMNRVGMESRALQLARMGMKSILCLTGDYSGKGFGGRGAPVFDLDSVLLSAMIKKLSDRLLALGDPEPFFAGCGVSPFKTQEAECLAQYKKLNKKLQAGATFVITQLGYDINKFNELIRFHNENHSHIPMMASVYMLSPRAAKAMNMGRVPGAYVSDALYNQVVLEWKDPKEGIKAGIERAARLGVVLKGFGYRGIHIGGVHKDFNTIGAILNRMEEIQDDWPKYLSEFSAKQKNAHYYYDNTTSANGAPRNSPGIKARVLEHLPYLYSIPPTPYFLIKKIPWRLPIENWPNFWRIRIKPGY; this is encoded by the coding sequence ATGCTGCGCATCTTCAGTGAAGAGTTGATGGATCCTAAAAATTTTGTGGTCACCCTTGAGCTGGTGCCGGGACGGGAATCTTTTGGGCGAACCACAGACACCCTGGTGGGCATTGCAAAAGACGCCTTTGCCGACGGCAGGATTTCTGCCGTATCCATCACAGACAACCCCGGAGGCAACCCCTCCCTGTCTCCGGATGTTCTGGGATATGAAATTTTCAAATACGGCCTGGATGTGATCGTTCACTTTACCTGCCGGGATATGAACCGGGTGGGCATGGAAAGCCGGGCACTTCAACTGGCCCGCATGGGCATGAAAAGCATATTATGCCTGACAGGAGACTATAGCGGCAAAGGATTCGGCGGCAGGGGCGCACCCGTGTTTGACCTGGACTCCGTACTCTTGAGTGCCATGATCAAAAAATTGAGCGACCGGCTCCTGGCCCTGGGGGATCCTGAACCTTTTTTTGCCGGATGCGGGGTTTCCCCCTTTAAAACCCAGGAAGCCGAATGCCTGGCCCAATACAAAAAACTGAATAAAAAACTTCAAGCCGGCGCCACCTTTGTCATTACCCAGCTGGGCTATGATATCAACAAGTTCAACGAACTTATCCGGTTTCACAATGAAAACCACAGCCACATCCCCATGATGGCATCGGTTTACATGCTCAGCCCCAGGGCGGCCAAGGCCATGAACATGGGCCGGGTGCCCGGAGCCTATGTTTCAGATGCACTGTACAACCAGGTGGTATTGGAATGGAAAGACCCCAAAGAAGGCATCAAGGCCGGCATAGAACGGGCCGCAAGGCTGGGGGTGGTCCTCAAGGGATTTGGCTACCGGGGCATTCACATCGGCGGGGTCCACAAAGATTTTAATACCATTGGGGCCATCCTCAACCGGATGGAAGAGATCCAGGATGACTGGCCCAAATATCTCAGTGAATTTTCGGCAAAACAAAAAAATGCCCATTATTACTATGACAACACCACCTCCGCCAACGGCGCTCCCAGGAACAGCCCGGGCATCAAAGCCCGTGTTCTGGAACACCTTCCCTATCTATACTCAATACCGCCCACACCTTATTTTTTGATAAAAAAAATACCTTGGCGCCTGCCTATAGAAAACTGGCCCAATTTCTGGAGGATCAGGATAAAACCTGGATATTGA
- a CDS encoding MATE family efflux transporter → MISSGQHQKTFLGLLLTLALPISLQNLLTCSMSTIDILMIGQLNETAIAAVGIANQFVFMFIVIQYGIHSGVSIFTAQYWGKKELSRIKQLSGMGILAGVAVSLLFSVGALFFPTQLISLFSTDPQVVLLGAGYLKIVGIAFAVSATIFSLMSNLRSMGFAMVPIISSMVAVILNIFLNYALIFGHFGFPALGVKGAAIATCTAKILEGLVIITIVYKKKYPLAAGFKEMFSFDILFLRRVLATCWPVFLNELFWVTGVSMYKLVYARIGTESIAAVNIVSTIEEFMFIPFFGIFHGGSIMIGNSIGAGNKKTAYAYGQFLLIAQLIMALGAGLLMILSRDFILGFYKISPGTYENAHYLMLVSGLILWAKTTNFTNVVSVLRGGGDTRFGFLLDLTGVWCIGVPMAFFAAFYLDLPVYWVMALIAAEELFKLIIGLPRFFSKKWIRNLVKA, encoded by the coding sequence ATGATCTCCTCAGGACAGCACCAAAAAACATTTTTAGGATTACTCCTCACCCTGGCCCTGCCCATTTCATTGCAGAACCTTTTGACCTGTTCCATGAGCACCATTGATATTCTCATGATCGGCCAGCTCAATGAAACCGCCATTGCCGCCGTAGGCATTGCCAATCAATTTGTTTTCATGTTCATTGTGATCCAGTACGGAATCCATTCAGGGGTCTCCATTTTCACGGCCCAGTACTGGGGCAAAAAAGAGTTGAGCCGGATCAAGCAATTGTCCGGCATGGGCATTCTGGCCGGGGTGGCGGTCTCTTTGCTTTTCTCTGTGGGGGCCTTGTTTTTCCCTACTCAACTGATCTCTTTATTTTCCACAGACCCCCAAGTGGTTCTTCTGGGGGCAGGGTATCTGAAAATTGTCGGCATTGCCTTTGCCGTGTCCGCCACCATTTTTTCTCTCATGTCCAATCTGAGAAGTATGGGATTTGCAATGGTGCCCATAATCTCCTCCATGGTTGCGGTGATCCTGAATATTTTTCTGAACTATGCGCTCATCTTTGGTCATTTCGGGTTTCCCGCCCTTGGGGTCAAAGGGGCGGCCATTGCTACCTGCACGGCAAAAATCCTTGAAGGCCTGGTCATCATCACCATTGTTTACAAAAAAAAGTATCCTCTGGCCGCAGGATTCAAGGAGATGTTCAGTTTTGACATCCTCTTTTTAAGACGGGTATTGGCCACCTGCTGGCCCGTGTTTCTCAATGAATTGTTCTGGGTCACGGGTGTTTCCATGTACAAGCTGGTCTATGCCAGAATAGGTACGGAATCCATTGCGGCCGTGAATATCGTTTCCACCATTGAGGAATTCATGTTCATCCCCTTTTTCGGAATTTTCCACGGCGGATCCATCATGATCGGCAACAGCATTGGTGCCGGAAATAAAAAAACAGCCTATGCCTATGGGCAATTCCTCTTGATTGCCCAGCTGATCATGGCTCTGGGGGCAGGACTTTTAATGATTCTTTCCCGGGATTTTATCCTGGGATTCTATAAGATTTCCCCTGGCACCTATGAAAATGCCCATTATCTCATGCTGGTGTCAGGCCTCATTCTCTGGGCAAAAACCACCAATTTCACCAATGTGGTCTCTGTGCTCAGGGGCGGAGGAGATACCAGGTTCGGTTTTTTACTGGACCTCACAGGGGTCTGGTGCATTGGGGTTCCCATGGCCTTTTTTGCCGCGTTTTACCTGGACCTTCCCGTCTATTGGGTCATGGCCCTGATTGCCGCAGAAGAACTTTTCAAACTAATAATCGGCCTGCCCCGGTTTTTTTCAAAAAAATGGATCAGGAATTTGGTCAAGGCTTGA
- a CDS encoding rubrerythrin family protein: MGTMENLAAAFAGESQANRKYLAFAAKAEKEGFAQVGKLFRAAAEAETIHAHAHLWAMGGINSTLENLEAAVEGEAHEFKEMYPKFLATAQEEGNKKAVVSFKNAMPVEETHHGLYLKALDAVKAGKDLDESGIHICPVCGHTVDAGVPDTCPVCNVPGKKFIEIS, encoded by the coding sequence ATGGGAACCATGGAAAATTTAGCCGCTGCATTTGCAGGTGAAAGCCAGGCCAATCGTAAATATCTTGCCTTTGCCGCCAAGGCTGAAAAAGAAGGCTTTGCCCAGGTGGGTAAATTGTTCAGGGCCGCAGCCGAGGCTGAAACCATTCATGCCCACGCACATCTTTGGGCCATGGGAGGGATTAATTCCACCCTTGAAAATCTTGAAGCCGCGGTTGAAGGCGAGGCCCATGAATTCAAGGAGATGTATCCAAAATTTCTGGCCACGGCCCAAGAAGAGGGCAATAAAAAGGCTGTGGTTTCCTTTAAAAACGCCATGCCCGTGGAAGAGACCCACCATGGACTTTATCTTAAGGCCCTGGATGCGGTAAAAGCAGGCAAAGACCTTGATGAATCCGGTATTCACATCTGTCCTGTCTGCGGGCATACCGTGGATGCGGGTGTGCCTGATACCTGTCCTGTATGCAATGTGCCGGGTAAAAAATTTATTGAAATTTCATAG